In one Magallana gigas chromosome 9, xbMagGiga1.1, whole genome shotgun sequence genomic region, the following are encoded:
- the LOC117690878 gene encoding insoluble matrix shell protein 4-like produces MIIDVNFKSATIDNDNGLNTTDNDNDLNTTDNDNDLKTTDNDNGLKTTDNDNGLKTTANDNDLRTTDNGNGLKTTDNDNGLKTTANDNDLRTTYNVNGLKTTDNDNGLKTTDNDNGLKTTDNDNDLKTTDNENGLKTTDNDNGLKTTANDNDLRTTYNGNGLKTTDNENGLKTTDNDNDLKTTDNDNDLKTTDDENGLKTTYNDNGLNTTDNAC; encoded by the exons atgataattgatgttaattttaaaagtgcC ACAATAGACAATGACAATGGTCTGAATACAACAGATAATGACAATGATCTGAATACAACAGACAACGACAATGATCTGAAGACAACAGACAATGACAATGGTCTGAAGACAACAGACAATGACAATGGTCTAAAGACAACAGCCAATGACAATGATCTAAGGACAACAGACAATGGCAATGGTCTGAAGACAACAGACAATGACAATGGTCTAAAGACAACAGCCAATGACAATGATCTAAGGACAACATACAATGTCAATGGTCTGAAGACAACAGACAATGACAATGGTCTGAAGACAACAGACAATGACAATGGTCTGAAGACAACAGACAATGACAATGATCTAAAGACAACAGACAATGAAAATGGTCTGAAGACAACGGACAATGACAATGGTCTAAAGACAACAGCCAATGACAATGATCTAAGGACAACATACAATGGCAATGGTCTGAAGACAACAGACAATGAAAATGGTCTGAAGACAACAGACAATGACAATGATCTAAAGACAACAGACAATGACAATGATCTAAAGACAACAGACGATGAAAATGGTCTGAAGACAACATACAATGACAATGGTCTGAATACAACAGACAATGCTTGTTAG